In the Populus trichocarpa isolate Nisqually-1 chromosome 1, P.trichocarpa_v4.1, whole genome shotgun sequence genome, tgaGAAACATGACAGTTTATTATgcttttaatacttttaatttaagaGATCATGTAAGATCAAACATATAGTCTTAGAACTTGATAATGATTAAATCCAAATGTTTTGGGTCTAACTTGTTTGTCAGACCAAAAATACTTTGGACTTGATTGACTGCTAAGCTCAAGTTTTTTggatatgatatatatatatatatatatatatatagttgctAGATTTATGCTATTTTAAGGTTGACTGATTaccaagtttaaattttatagttcTAAAATATTTGcagaattattttgtttttaagattatttttatttattaaaatctataaaaaaataaaaataaaaattgactaATCATGTGACAGGAATGCCGTTTGAGTTAGGGTCATGGCATGTTAGTGATTCGtaagattaattatttcaatgtcGGTTGCCTTTAGCTAAACATGTATGTTTTAGAGTATTCTAGCCTCCTGTGCTGTCGgattggatattttttaaaacaaaaattaatatttatatagaaaaaatagatataaaaaactatttataataaatatgtaaaaatattaattaaagctaAGCTAATATAGAATATCTCGTTAAATTTACAGTCTAAATTATGTGTATAAAATAATctgattagaaataaaaaaattataattttttttaaatgtgttaagttttttaaactTATGATCCGAGTCATTAAACTTAAagtacataatttaaaaaaaattacaaagttcatTTCCcaaaacattaaatattaaaaaaatattgaaataaaaaaaaattctaataatataattttttttaaaaataatatttttaaaaataaaaatcaagattactataactactgttattaataagtaatattatcattattgcTATTATGATTAcgaccattattattattattactactacgaTTACTATAATTATCACcataattattgttaattttattattattagtaataataaaaatatttttattaatatttttacaatcaatatcataataattattattactactattattattgttattatttatactgtaatgataaataaaaatatataagaggGCTATAGTACATTtcctatatttattatttacttaatcctattttttaattaaaaatatattaaaaaaaatattttttatataatgtatatataaaaaaaaaccttaaaaaatattcttgatataAAAAAGTAGAATCCAAAACAGTCCCCTGGTTGAACTCTCGGGACTCGAAATAATCCAATGGCTCAAATTCAATCTTCCcttaaacattttctttttatattttataaaccaTTATCCCTCCCTCCCCTGTAATTCTTCCGCAATTCTGCTCAATTCTACTGATTTATTTATAACTGAAATATTAGAGCACGAAACACatcatttttcttcctctctggTTCTCTCCATTGCGATTGTCTACAGTTCGTATGCAACAACTtaccatagaaagaaaaataatcgaTTAAAAGGTGAATTCTGTTTTAGTtgatttgctatttttttaattatctgtTAAACAATCTTTGCACGAATTATAGTATGGTGTAGCAACGATTAGATTACTGAAAAGAGGgtttaattgattgattaatgattttaaagacAGGTTGATTGAAACATTGATTTTCTGGTTGTAAAGAAGAGAATATAATCTGTTGAAAACCTGgtaattataattgtttataGGCTTAAACATggaattttgtatttgtttttctagtcTGCAGCTTGTGCATCAACAGAGAGTAAGTGCGTTTGTCTAGGAGGTCATGCCGCGCTTCAAAGTAAcgtttgacttgaaaaaacgTCATTTTTTATGCCTTctcaatttggtttttaaagtttaatttggATCAATATTCTTGAATTTAAGATAGGATCTTCCAATTTTGCTTGTTATGAATTAttgccatcttttttttttgtttcttgaattcctgcacaaattttcttgaattcgtGTGCTGTTGGCTCGTGCATGTGTAAAGAGAAGTCTGATTGAAAAGTTTATcctcttttgttgttttttttatttttattttttatgttaataatgttttatacATTATATGTCTGGTGGGGATGATTTCATGAGCATGGGTCTTGAAAAGGAAGTTAATTGCCCTTGGTAATTTGGgttgtttctttctttgtgttttcagatcagACGTTTTCCCGTTAATAAATTTGGTTTGCTGGAGTGGTTTTTATTTAGTTAGGGTCTTTTGCGTGGAGATTTTTGGCAATGGGTCCTGTAGAAAATCCTGTAAACAATAAAGAATATAGGATACCAGGAGAGGCAAAGGAGATGTTGAAATCGTTGGCATCCAAGTGGGAAGATATTGATGATGCAAATTCATTGCAGGTGATCCCTTTAAAGGGTGCAATGACCAATGAGGTTTTCCAAATAAAGTGGCCGACAAAGACACAGAATATGTCGCGTAAGGTTGTAGTCAGGATCTATGGTGAAGGAGTGGAGGTGTTTTTTGATCGAGACACTGAGATTCTTACGTTTGAGTTCATGTCGAAGCAAGGGCAGGGACCTCGTTTACTTGGGCGGTTCTCAAATGGACGGATTGAAGAGTTCATCCATGCACGGGTACTTTGACGTTCACCTCTTTCTGTATCTTTGCTACCATGAATCTTGAATGcatgttgttttataaaattgtcTTGATTTAAGAGATTGGCAGTTGAGTTAATCAAATGATCGGTCTTAAAGGAATCTAATAcaacttcaattttattattagtgtTTTTTGATAGTTTATTGAACTTCAATTTGCACTTCTAATATTTCTAATGTTTGGAAAGTATTGTGTTGGTGTCTACTGCTCAAATACAgacatgttaaattaattattgaaatcgTGTATCTTCTACCAGGAAAAACAGGAGGAACAAGTGCTGGTTAATAAACCATAGtttgccttttctttctaatttctatAAATCAGAAGTTAATGTGTTCGATCATAACTTTTCCCCTCCTTAACCAAACATTTCCTACATTTCCATATGAATTTCAGACACTATCAGCCTCTGATCTGCATGATCCAGATATATCTGCTCTTATAGCAGCTAAAATGAAGGAGTTTCATGGTCTTGAGATGCCAGGTCCAAAGGATGTCTCTCTGTGGCACAGATTGcggttgttttcttttattttcttttctaactcCTTTTTTGTTATAAAGGAAAAATGAAGGTTGCATATGTCACCCTCTTTATATATTCTTTGCTTTTAATAGCTGCAATTAGTTATTTTCTCTGTTGTTTCTTCAGAAATTGGCTCAAAACAGCTAAGAGTTTGTGTACTCCAGAAGAAGCTAAAGACTTTCGCTTGGATTCCATTGAGGATGAAATTTCCTTAATTGAGAAGGAACTCTCAGGAGATCAAAGTATAGGGTTTTGCCATAATGATTTACAATATGGCAACATAATGATTGATGAAGAGACAAGATCAATAACTATAATTGTAAgttctctttttatttgatagataAAGCTTTTTATGAATATGTTACCTGATGGCATTCTATATAAAGAATAAGATCTTTTGGGTATTCTTACTTTTCCCTTTTGCTGTAGATTTCTGGTTTTGATGTGTATTATTCCTATCCTTTGATCCTGTAGCTGTTCTTGATGCTTTCTCTGTGTGCTTTCTATGTGCTAAAGTGTGACTTTCTTCTTTTAATGCATTGCAAACTTAATCTTCTTAATGCGTagtaaaatgaatttaaagagATTTCAAATGACCTAGATGCTTAG is a window encoding:
- the LOC7455801 gene encoding probable choline kinase 2 isoform X1 translates to MGPVENPVNNKEYRIPGEAKEMLKSLASKWEDIDDANSLQVIPLKGAMTNEVFQIKWPTKTQNMSRKVVVRIYGEGVEVFFDRDTEILTFEFMSKQGQGPRLLGRFSNGRIEEFIHARTLSASDLHDPDISALIAAKMKEFHGLEMPGPKDVSLWHRLRNWLKTAKSLCTPEEAKDFRLDSIEDEISLIEKELSGDQSIGFCHNDLQYGNIMIDEETRSITIIDYEYASYNPIAFDIANHFCEMTADYHTDTPHILDYSKYPGLEERQRFLHLYLSSSGGLPSDIELEQLLENVEKYKLASHLFWGLWGIISEHVNEIDFDYMEYARQRFEQYCLRKPALLGSSGTTPDVALTDVAGPGN
- the LOC7455801 gene encoding probable choline kinase 2 isoform X2, producing MTNEVFQIKWPTKTQNMSRKVVVRIYGEGVEVFFDRDTEILTFEFMSKQGQGPRLLGRFSNGRIEEFIHARTLSASDLHDPDISALIAAKMKEFHGLEMPGPKDVSLWHRLRNWLKTAKSLCTPEEAKDFRLDSIEDEISLIEKELSGDQSIGFCHNDLQYGNIMIDEETRSITIIDYEYASYNPIAFDIANHFCEMTADYHTDTPHILDYSKYPGLEERQRFLHLYLSSSGGLPSDIELEQLLENVEKYKLASHLFWGLWGIISEHVNEIDFDYMEYARQRFEQYCLRKPALLGSSGTTPDVALTDGNYTI